The sequence CATCCTCGGCAAGACGAACGTGTCGGAGCTGCTGTTCTTCCAGGAGGGAGACAACCCTCTCTTCGGCCGGACGAACAACCCCTGGAACCTGGAGCGCACGTCCGGCGGTGGCAGCGGTGGCGAGGGCGCCATCATCGCGGCCCGCGGCTCTGCCCTCGGGCTGGCCTCGGACGTGGGCGGGAGCATCCGCACCCCGGCGCACTTCAACGGCATCCACGGCTTCCGGCCGACCTCCCGGCGCCTCACCATCGTCGGCTCGCCGCCCGAGCTGTTCTTCCCCGGCTTCGAGGCCATCGCGTTGGACCCCGGGACGCTGGCGCGGCATGTCGCGGACCTGAGCCGCGCGATGGCGGTCCTCGCCGCCCCGGGGCAGGAGCGCCTCGACGTGCGGGTGCCGCCCGTCCCCTGGCGAGAGCCCGCCGAGGTGGACGTGTCGGGGCTTCGCATCGCGATGTTCGACGACGACGGCTACTGGCCGGCCTCGCCCGCCCTGCGCCGTGCCGTGCACGAGGCCGCGGCCGCGCTGCGCGGGCGTGGCGCGCAGGTGGAGACGTTCTCTCCGCCGGGCCCCGGGACGGCCCCCAGGCTGTACAACGCCTTCCTCTCCGCGGACGCGCTGGAGTGGACGAAGCCGGTGCTCCACGGCAACCCGGTCGACTCGCGCATCCGCATCATGACCCAGGGCATGTTGCTCCCCCGCGTGCTGCGGGCGCCGCTGGGGCGGCTGCTCACCGTCGCGGGTCAGCGCCGGCTCGCCGCCGGAGTCACGACGGCGCGAGGCCGCTCGGCGGGTGAGTACTGGGCGCTGGTGGCGGAGCGCGACGCGTGGCGTGGCGCGTTCCTCGCCGCGATGGATGCGGGCGGCTTCGACGCCATCCTCTGCCCGGCGCACACCCTCCCGGCCCTGCGCCACGGCGCCAGCCGCGACCTCTACGACACGACCAGCTACCTGGTCACCTACAACGTCCTCGGGATGCCGGCGGGCGTCGTCGCCGCCACGCGGGTGCGTGCCGGCGAGGAGAGCGACCGGCCGTCCAGCCTGGACATCATCGAGTGCGCCGCGCGCCGGACGGAGGAGGGCAGCGCGGGCCTGCCCGTCGGCGTCCAGGTCGCGGCGCGGCACTGGCGCGACGACGTGGTGCTCGCCGTCATGGCGGCCCTCGAGGAGCACTTCCGGCGGCAGCCGGACTACCCGGGAGAGCCGCCGCTGTAGCGGTCCTCACCGGGCCCGTCACAAGACTCTGGAGGAAAGGAAAAGCCATGCTCCAACTGACCGAGACCCACCCGAACACGGATGTGATTCGCGCCTACTGGAACGCGACGACGACAGGCAACGTCGAGGCGCTGCGGCCCATCGTCGCGGAGGACGCCGTCTTCCACTACCCCGGCAACCACTTCATCTCCGGCGACTACCGGGGCAAGGATGAAGTCGTGGGGCTCTACACCATGCTGACGGGCATGGCGGGCGGCACCTTCGAGGCGCGGCTGCACGGCGTCGCCGCCGACTCACAGTACGCGGTCGCCATCCTGAGCTATCACCTCAACATCCTCCCGAAGCACTACCTGCCGGGGCGCGCCTGCGGCCTCTTCCGGGTCGCCGACGGCCAGATTCACGAGTACTGGCTCTTCGAGTGGGACCAACTCATGATCAACGACGTCTTCCGGACGCTCGGCATGCGCGTCGCGCTCCAGCACGGGAAGTTGGGGACCCTCGTCCTGTCGCTGCCTCGCTCGCTCATCGCCGCCGCGCGAACGGCGTGGCGCCTCTTCGGCGGCACCTACCGGGCGCCCACCGACTTCTGATGCCCGCCAGCGGCGAGCGGGAGTCCGGGGCTCGCACCCCGGGCTCCGCGCACGGCTACCCCGGCAGCCGGCGGAACTTCACCTTCAGGCCCGAGCACGGGGTCGGAAAGAAGTCGCGATTGAGCTTCAGGTCCTGCGGCGGAAGCTCCCACGTGTAGTCGCGCAGCAGGAGCGTGCCCACGATTTTCAGGAGGAGCGTTATCACCGGCTCGCCAGGGCAGCGGTGGCCGTCGGGGGCGCCCCCACCGTGGGGGATGTAGCTGTTCTCCTCGAGGTGCATGGGGCAGCGCGCGTCGAAGCGGTCCGGGTCGAAGCGCTCGGGCTGGGGGAACACGTCCGGGTCATGCATGGCCACGTGGACGCAGGCCGCCGCCCGCCAGCCCGCCGGGACGTGGTAGCCCCCGTACTCGAACGGCGCCTTCACCTGGGCGAAGAACGTCGTGGAGTTGATGGGAAAGAACCGCCGCAGCTCCTGGGAGAACTGCCCCAGGAACGTGAGCTTCTCGAGCTGCTCCGGGGTGATGGGCCCCTCCGGTGAGACGCGCCGCACCTCGTCGCGAGCGCGCTGCCAGAGCTCCGGGTGCTGGCTGAGCGCCAGGGTGAACAGCGTGAGCGAGACGTACACCCCGCCGTAGGCCGCGAAGAACAGGTGCATCAGCTCGAGCCGGAGCACGTCGTCCTCGAGCCGCGAGCCGTCCGGGGACCGGGCCTCCATCAGCTCGGAGAGGACGTCCTCGAACCGCCGCTGGTGATGCTGGCGGAGGGCCTCGTCGATGTGAGCGAGGAGCTGGTCGCGACCGCGGATGGCGCGGCCATAGGTCGTGAATGGCAGCTTGATGGGCGCGGCGGTGAAGCCCTTGAGGAAGTCATTGATGGCCGAGGCGACATGCGCGTTCGCCGGCCCTGCCACCTGACCGGTGAAGAGCTCGAGCACGAGCGCGGACCCCATCTTCTGGAACTCGTCGCGCCAGGTGAGGTCGCCACGACGCGCCCACTGCTCGATGAACTTCGAGGTGATGCGCTGGATGATGGGGACGTACGCGTCGAGCGCCTCCTTCCGGAAGGCGTGGAGGATGAGCCGCTTCCGCGTCCGGTGCGTCTCCCCGTCAATCAGGGGCAACGAGTCGTAGCAAAGCAGCTCCTGGACATGCCCCGGGCTTCCGCGCGCGCGGGTGAAGTAGCGCTCGTCCAGGAAGAACGTGAAGGCCTCCGGCCCGACGAAGAACACGACCCGCTCGCCGAAGAGATGGCTCTTGAAGACATGGCCGTACTTCTTGAAGCGCTTGATGAAGAAGCCGTGGTTGTTCCAGGCAATCGAGAGGGTCTCCCCGAGGAGCGGCAGCCCGAAGCTCCCGGGCGGCAGGGGCTTCTGCGCGGAGGCAAGCCGCTCCCCTCCACCACGGCGCAGGCGGGCCGCTGGCAGGGCACCGGGCGCCCAGAAGGATTTGCGGAGCGTGGCCCTGTCGCTGACGTCCGGTCTGTCCATGGTTGCGTCTCCCCCTCCAGGGCGTGCCGCCGTTTCACGGGCCCACGCTTCGCGTGACTTGCCGCGCGCGCGAGGCGCGGTGCATCCGCCGGTATGCGCGCTGCCCCGTGTCCGTGCCAGTGCCCTGGCGTCCCGCTCGATGGTGACTTTTGGTGCGGAGTCCTGGCGCTCGTGGTGCGCGAAGACGGAGTGAATATTCCATTCCGCCGCGCGTCACCCGCCTGGCCTCACACCCGGGAGCACCCATGGCTCTGGCCGCCAGCGGACTCGCGTTCCTCATGCTGTCGCACCTGCTGCTTGCCGCTCCCGTGAATGCGGGCTTCCGTGCGCCCGAGCACTTCGCGAAGAACGAGCACGTCGCCTACGAGGCCGTGAAGACACACGACGGAGGGCTCCGGGTCCGCTTCCAGTTCATGGACCCGTTCGACACGTTGCAGGTCTTCGAGCACACGTACGACTACCAGCGCGTCCTCGAATTGAGCGCTCGCTATGGCATTCCCGACACGCTCTTCGAGCCCATTCCCGTCACGGAGTTGCCCAATCGGGACAAGGTCCTCGACAACGGACTGTTCCATGCGCGCGGAGACATGCTGGAGCCGGACCTCAGCGCGGTGAGCACGTTCTATGGGCCGGAATTCACGCGACCGATTGCCCGCTTCATCATCGCCAGCCTGAAGGAGCGCGGCCTGGACACCCGCGCCCACCGCATCGCCATGGCGATGGCCTTCACGCAGGACATCCCCTACGGGATTCCGTCGCTGGATGGGGATGGCCTCTTCCGCTCGGGGCTGTCACCCGCGCCGCTCATCCTGCTCACGGGTTATGGGGATTGCGATTCGAAGGCCACGCTCTTCGTCGGCATCCTCCGCTACCTCATCTCGCCGGAGGACATCCTGTTCCTCACGCCCGAGGACGAGCCGCACATGCTCACCGCCATCCGCGGCGAGCCCGGCCCGGACGAGCGCTTCATCGTCTGGGAGGGACATCCCTATCTTCTCGCCGACGTGTCGGGCCCCGGCCGGGCGACGCTGGGCGAGCGGGAGAATGAATCGCAGGACAGCCACGTGTACCGGGTGGAGCCCTACGAGGCGAAGTCCCTGCCCTACCATCCGGACGCGGACTACTCGCTCTTCGGGAGGCCGAGGTTCCACATCCCCGGCGCGGGGCAGGTCCACATCGGGCTGGGTCGCGTGCCGGACGAGGATGACGAAGACGCGCGGTCCGCTCGGGACTTCGGGTACGGCCCGGAGGACGCACCGGGCCGTGAGCCGTGAAGGTGCCGCGCCGACGACTCAGCCGCAGACGTAGAAGTCGGAGAGGGCAAGTCCGGCAGACGCGCCCGTGGAATCCTTCACGGAGACCCTGTACCGGGACGAGTAGTCACCGGGCGAGGTCTCGTCAGGCTGCCAGCAGAAGAACACCTGGGTCGTAGAGGGTCCACTGCCGGCTGAAATGATGTCCGTTCGCGGAGGGACGAACAGGTTCCGCTGCTCGGACCAGAAATACGTGTAGGGCGGGACTCCGCCAGAGCCAGACGCCGTACAGGTGATGTCCTGATAGGACGTGCGGCTGCACGAGATGCCGACGGACAGTCCAGCCTGGGAGGTCCCCAGGTTCGAGCCAGCCTCCGGCGCGGAGTCGAGCCCCTCCTGAGGTGCACCTCCACAGGCCGCCATCAGCAGCGCCGTGGAAACGAGGGGAAGAGCATCACGAAGTGCAAAGCGTTGCATCAGGTCTGCCTCCAGATGGGCACGCGCGGCAATGCGCCTACTGATGCAACGAAATCACGTCAACGAACCAAATCAACCCATACGGGAATCAACGTCATTCCGGGGTCGACCGGACGACAGCGCCCTTCCGTTGCCGCCCCCGGTGCGAGGCGGCCGCGACGGCGACCTTGCGCTCCGGGCCCTTCGCCTGCCCCCGGATGCGCACCCACGAACCAGGCGCATCCGGCGTCGCGTGCACCATGGACCAGCCGGTGGGCACCTCGGGCGCGGCCCAGGTGTAGAGGGCGCGCGCGTCCTTCGGTGACAGGTTGATGCAGCCATGGCTCATCGGCTCGCCGAAGCGGTCGTGCCAGTAGGCGGTGTGCAGTGCGTAGTCGTCCTGGAAGAACATCGTCCACGGCACCGTGGCCACGCGGTACGTCTCGTTGCCCGCGGTGTTGTTGCCCGTCATGTCCGCCTCGGCGAACTTCAACCAGATGCGGTAGAGCCCCTCCGGCGTGTCCGTGCCCGGCTTCCCCGAGGAGATGAGCGTCGCGTACACCGGCCGCTCGCCCTCGTAGGCCACCAGCACCTGCGCCTCCAGGTCCACGTCCAGCCAGCGCTCACCGGGCTCCACTCCGGGCGGCGCGGGGGTGAACCACGCCACGTGCAAGTCCTCCCTCGCCACCCACTGGTTCTCCGCGATGAGCACCCACCTGCCATCCGCGGACAACTCCTTCACCGCGACCAGCGTGCGCGGCGGCAGCAGCGTCTCGCGCGCGGCCTTCGCGTCCGGAGCCACCTTCACCTCCACGTCGGCCTGCGGCTTCGTGCGCGACTGCGCCCACGCGAAGGGCGCCGGCAGTTCCGCGAGCGTCTCGGCATCCACGCCCTCGAAGGCGGAGGGCCGGTACTCGCGCAGCACCCGCGCCTCCAGGTACTGGCCTTCCGTGGTGCGCCAGAAGGTGCGGCGGCCCACGCGCACCTGCCCGCGCAACTGCACCGTCACCGAGCCCTTGAGCAGCACGCCCTTCCGCTTCTTCTTCGCGAGGGCGAGGCTCGGATAGGCCTTCACGTGCCGGCCCACCACGCGCGCGTAGATGCCCGGCGTGAGCTCGCCCTCGCGCAGCTTGGGCAAATCCCTCACACGCGGCTCGCGAAAGTTGGGCTCCAGGTAGCGATTGCACACCCAGCCGCGCGGCTGGATTTGAATCCACGCCTCGCAGTCCGGCCCGCTCATGGCCGTCTCGCCCTGCCAGCGCACGCGCATGTCCTGGGCCACCGTGCCCAGCGGCGGCGCATCCCGGCGAGGCTCCTGCCGCACGGCGATGGAGCGCCTCACCCGCAGCGAGCCGGCGTCGGGCACATAGGGAATGGCAACAGGCGCCGTCCCCGCGTCCGCGCCAGCCACGGGCTTCGAGTCCGGCTCGAACTCCTCCGGGTCCAGCGACGGGTCGACGTCACCGAGCACGAGGCTCGTGTCCTCCAGGGGCTCGCCGTCGGGCCCGAGCACCAACTCCGCGCCCGGGTTCTTCTTGTCCGGGATGACGACGAGCTGCTCGGCGGGAAGGGGCTCCGCGTCCGAATGCTCGGCCTTGCCGTGGCGCTCGGGCCTGGGCATGGCGCTCAGCGCCGGGTCGATGGCGAGCTCGGGAACCTCTTCGTGTGAGTCATTGGAGTCCGGAGACTCGGAGGCCTCGACGCGCGCCAACTTCGCGTTGACGGAGGTCGTGCCGCCATCCGTTCCCGTGTCCGTCGAGGTCCGCTGCCACGCGGCGAGCAGCTCTTGCGAGGTAGGACCCGCGCCAAGGCCTCGTGCATGCACGCCCCCGTCAGTAGACGGGGTAACGCCGGTGGCCGGCGTACCCGCCGCGACAGAGGGCTCACCCGCCCCCATCGACGCGCTCGCGCTGCCCGTGCCTGACGCGGCATTGGCAACGACAGACGTCACACCCATCCCCGCGTCCACCTGGGCAATGGCACCGGCAGGCGCAGGCGAGGGAGCCATCACCACGCCGGCATCCACAGGCGCCGCATCCGGATTGGACCCGGGAGCACACGCAAGACCGGAGAGGAGCAGAGCGAGCGGGAGCCAACGGCGCATGGATGCGACACGCTACGTAGGCTCGCGCCGAGTCTCAACGTCGGCCGAGGTGAGCCCGACTCCGCACGGGTGCGCATTCCGTGCGCCCGGGGCGGCGGTTGTCACATGCAACGGAATGTATCAATCCGGAGGGCACAGACTTCGCCCTTCGCGCTCACTTCCGCGAGCCCACCGTGAGGTACGCGTTGAACAGGACGACCTGCGGCCCCGTGCCCACCTCCGCCACGACCTTGTCCAATAGGGCCTGCTCCACGTCCTTCCACTTCGAGCCGAGCGCCCGTTGCGCCAGCACGATGGGCGCGCTCGAACGGACCATCGCGTCCACCAGCGCCGCCGTCGACGCGTAGTCCACGCTCGCGGTTGCTTCGTGCACGGAGACCTCCACGAAGCCCGCGCCGGACATCTCCCTCCGGCACGTCTCCGGGTCCGACAGCGGCATCATCCCGTCGCGCGGCGCCCCGCCGCCGTTCATCAGCTCGGCGAAGCTCCGGTAGAGCACGTTCATCACCGGCGAGCGCTCCATCGGAACCCAGCTCGACACCACGGCCCGGCCTCCCGGAACGAGCACCCGGAGCAGCTCGCGGAAGCCGCGCGGACGGTCGGGGAAGAACATCAGCCCGAACAGCGAGAACGCCGCGTCGAACGCGCGGTCCGGCAGCGCCAGCGCCATGCCGTCGCCGACGAGCGCTTCCACCTCCAGCCCCTCCGCCGCCGCGCGCGCCCGCAGCGCCTCAATCATCCGGGGCGCGAAGTCCACCGCCGTCACCCGCGCGCCCTCGCGCGCCGCGAGGAGCGCCAGCGTCCCGGGCCCCGCCGCCACGTCCACCACGCGCGAGCCGTGCCGCACGCCCACGCGCGAGAGCGCATCCCGCGCGAAGGTCTCGAACGCGGGCTGCAACTCGCGCACGTACTCGGGGACCACGAGGTCCCACGCATCCGGAGCGGCGAGGGGCGAAAAGGCCGACGACATGGGGGCTCCTCCAGGGAATGGCCAGACGCGACGTCAGCGCAGCACTTCCACCACGCCCTCGGGCAGCGCGGTGCCCGCGGGCCACAGCACATACGCGGAATGGCGCGAGTGACGCCAGGCCTGCCAGAGCTGCTCACGCCGGTACGTCACCTGCACCGTCTCGTCCGTCTTGAACGCGGGGTCGTTGCACACCACGTCCCCTTCCGGTGTGAAGCCCTTCACCACGATGAGGTGCCCATCCGAGCGGCGCACGGGAGAGCCGGCCAGCGTCCCCTCCTCGTACGCGATGCTGATGCTGACGGGGATGCCCGCGACGATGAGCCGCTCCACCTGCGCGAAGCTGTCCAGGCGCAGCACCATGCCGTGCAGCGCTCCGTTGCCCATGGCTGCGCCGTACGCGGTGTTGAAGGGCCAGTTGCCCGTGCCTTTGTATGCCCAGTCATAGGTGCGCTCGGCGGACGCGGGCACCGTGGTGTGCAGCTCCGGCCGGCCCAGCCGCTTGCCCCAGTACCCGAGCAGCATCGTGGTGGACGTGGGCGAGCACCACACCGGCCCGCCCTCCGGGTAGAGCATCTGCGAGTAGCCCGGCACGTCCAGCACCGTCCCCCACGCCACGTGCTCCGACGCGGCATCTCCGGCGAGGCCGCGCTTGTCGCTCACCGCCGCCGACAGCGCGCGCACGTGGGGCGTGGCCTCCGGCCGCGACGAGTAGAGCCACACCGTCATCCGCAGCGCGTCCGCCCGGCGCTGGAGGTTGAGCGTGTCCGTGGACACCGCGCCGTCCGCGTCGCGCTGGCCGTCCACGCTGTGCCGCGCCACGGGCTCCTTGTCGAAGGCCCACACGCCCAGCACATAGTCCCTCGTCCAGGTGCCCTCGATGCGCGCCGCCAGCGCCACCTTCAGCCACGTGCCCGGCGGAGTGAGGGCATCGAAGGACGGCACCACGGTGGTGAAGCCACCCGGGACGACCTGCGTGTCGGAGACCGCCATGCCCAGACGGTACGCCCCGTCGACGTAGCGCGTGCCCCCATCCGCCTCCACGCCCGAGGCGAACGGCTCGCTGACGGACGGCGCCGCAGCGTCCAGCTCCAGTGCGCCATCCGTTGCGAGCACCGTGCCCTCACGAGAGAAGCGCTCGAAGTCCGCGTCCGCCGCGCTCCGCCTCCACAGCCGTGCCGGAGGGCCTACTTCGGCGGGGGACTCCTCGGGGCCTTTCGGTTGCGAGACACAGGCCGTCAGGTTGGAAGCCACGAGCAGGGCGAGCGTCGGCAGGGTGCGCGAGTTCACGCCGCGCAGTCTGGAGGGGCCGGGGCGAAAGACACAAGGCGCAACCCACGCCTGCCTGTCCACCAAGAACGATTCAACGTGGACATCCACTTCCCGAACGAGGCACGTCCTCCTCGGCGCGTCCCGCCTCGGGGTACGTTCGGGCCGACGTCGCAGTCCGCCGGAGGATGAACCGATGATGAAGCCACTCGCCACGTGTCTCGTGTTGCTCGTCCTGGCCGCTCCCGCCCTGGCCGCCCAGAAGGAGGAGGACGTCGTCATCGCCACGCTCCACTCGACGTGTGAGACCTTCCGCACCGGAAACGAGAGCCTCGCGGCCGAGTACCTGGGCGACGGCTTCACCCTCACCGACACGTCCGGCAACGTGACGACGCGCGAGCAGACGCTCCTCGAGCTGCGCAACAAGGAGCCCCGCTACGAGGTCTTCCGCAACCACGACATGAAGGTGCGCCTCTACGGCGACACGGCGGTGGTGAATGGCATCACCTCCGTGAAGGGCGTGGCCGGAGGCAAGGCCTTCGCCGCCGAGCTGCGCTTCACCGACACGCTCGTGAAGCGCAATGGCCGGTGGCGCGTCGTCGCCAGCCACGTGTCCCCGATGCCGAAGCCCGCGGAGGCAAAGCAGGGCCGCCGCCCGGCGGCCACGCGCTGACGGAGAGTACGGATAGTCGGCGCTCCAAGTGTCCGGAAGGGCAGGACTCCACCGACGTCGCGGCACCGCGTACCAGCGGCCATGCCACACGGGGTGACTTGCGGAATGACGGATGGGATGATCCGCTGCGTTCCGCCGGGTCGGGTGCCCGGGCAGGCGCAGCCACCACCCCGCAGAGCCCCGCCCGGACCATGTCCCCACGTCCCCGTCATCCCCGGCCGCTGAGATGGCATCTGGTGCGGCTGGTGCTGGGCGCGCTGCTGCCCGTCGTCGCCTTCTCGTGCGGCCTCTTCGTCTACCTCGCGCGCGCCGAGCGCCAGTCCTCCGAGCGACGCGTGCTCACCTCGGCGCGCTCGCTGGCGGAGTCCTTCGACAGCGAAATCGCCGGCTCGCTGCGCGCGCTCGAGGCGATAGCCGCCTCCACCCGGCTGGACTCGGGTGACCTCCAGGGCTTCTGGACGCAGGGCACGCGGGTGATGAAGACGCAGCACGGGTGGCTGGCGCTCATCCTCCTGACGCCCGACGGCGTCCCGCTGCTCAACACGGGCTTCCCTCCGGGCAGCCCCCTTCCCCCCGTCGCCGAGCCGGAGAGCTTCGCCCGGGTGCGGGAGACGCTGCGGCCCATGGTGGGAAACCTCGCGGTGGGCAAGGGACCGAGCCACGCGCTCGCCCTGCCCCTGCGCGTCCCCGTGGTCCGCGACGGAAGCCTGCGCTACGTGCTCACGGCCGTCATCTCCACGGACGCGCTCGGCGACGTGGTGGCCCGGCAGGCCTCGGGCGATGTCGAGTGGACGCGCACGCTGGTGGACCCGAACGGCATCGTGGCCGCCCGCACCCGGGACCCGGCGCGCTTCGTGGGCCAGTCCGCGACGCCGTCCTTCCTGCAGCGCACGCGCGCCTCGAACGAGGGCGTCTACGCCGACCACTCCCTGGAGGGCGAGCCCGTCTACGCGGCGTTCAGCCACACCGCCTCCGGCTGGACGGTGACGGTGGTCAGCCCGCGCCATGTGCTGGACGCCCCGCTGCAGCGCTCGCTCGTGGCCGGCGGCGCGCTCGGGCTGGCCATGCTGCTGCTCAGCGCCGCCGGGGCGTGGGCGCTCTCGCGGCGCATCGGCCGCTCCATTGCCGGCGCCGCGGACGCGGCGGATGCGCTCGCCAGCGGCGGCGCGGTGCACGTGGACGCCTCGGACGTGCGCGAGCTGGCGCGGCTCAACGAGGCCCTGGTTCGCTCCGGCCAGCTCCTGGAGGCGCAGGACCGCGAGCGCGAGGCCCACCTGGAAATGGCCGAGACGGCGCGGGCCGAGGCTATCGCCGCCACGCAGGCGAAGGACGCCTTCCTCGCCATGCTCGGGCACGAGCTGCGCAACCCGCTGGCCCCCATCGTCAGCTCGCTGGAGTTGCTGCGCCTGCGCGGCCTGGCGCAGACGCCCGAGCACGACGTCATCCGCCGCCAGCTCAGCCACGTGGTGCGGCTGGTGGATGACCTGCTCGACCTGGCGCGCATCGTCCGGGGGCAGATGTCGCTCCACCGCGCGCCGCTGGAGCTGTCCACGGTGGTGGCCCGCGCGGTGGAGTCGGTGACGCCGTTGGTGGAGCAGCGCCAGCACCGGCTCGACGTGGCGGTACCCGCCGAGGGGCTGCCCGTGCTGGGCGACGCGGACCGGCTCACGCAGGTGGTGACGAACCTGCTCACCAACGCGGCGAAGTACACGCCGCCCGGAGGCCGGCTCCAGGTCCGCGCGCAGTCCCGCGCCGACGAGGTCGTGCTCACCGTCACCGACGACGGCGAGGGCATTCCCCCCGAGCTGGCGGAGCGCATCTTCGCGCCCTTCGTGCAGGGGCCGCGCTCGGTGGACCGCAACGTGGGCGGACTGGGCATCGGCCTCGCGCTGGTGCACAGCGTGGTGACGGCGCACGGCGGCCGCGTGGCGGTGCACAGCGACGGGCCCGGGCAGGGAAGCACCTTCACCGTCGAGCTGCCGCGCCACACCGCGCCGCTGGAGCCCGCCTCCGCACCGCCACCGCCGCCCCGTCCCGCCGCGAAGCCCGTGCCGCTGCGCGTGCTGGTGGTGGACGACAACGTGGACGCGGCCGAGGCGCTGACGGACCTGCTGGAGATGTCCGGCTACTCGGTGGCCATGGCGCATGACCACCGGCAGGCGCTGCAGCGGCTCGACGTCTTCACGCCCGACGTGGCCATCCTCGACATCGGCCTGCCGGAGGTGGACGGCTACGGGCTGGCCATGCTCATCCGCGAGCGCCTGGGCGACGCGAGCCCCACGTTCGCCGCCCTCACCGGCTATGGCCAGCACGAGGACCGGGCCCGCAGCGCGGCGGCCGGCTTCCACCGTCACTTCGTGAAGCCGGTGGAGTTGGCGGACCTGGTGGTCTTCCTGGAAGAGGCCCGGCAGCCACGGCGCGGCGCCGCCTGAGGCGTGACGTCAGCCCCGGCGGTGACGGGGCAGCCGCACGCGGAACACGGTGCCCGTCTCTCGAGTGGAGGTCACCTGGATGCCGCCTCCGTGCGCGGCGACGATTTCGTGCACGATGAAGAGGCCCAGCCCCACGCCCTTGAGCGGGTCTCCGGCCTCGTCCGCGCGGGTGAAGGGCTGGAAGAGGCGGGGCAGCAGCGAGGCGGGAATGGGCGTGCCCGCGTTGGCCACCTCCAGCACCACGTCCGTCCCGTCGCCGTCCGCCCGCACCTCCACCGGCACGCCCCGCGCGCCGTGCGTGAAGGCATTCACCACCAGGTTGCCCAACAGCTGCGCCAGCCGGTCCAGGTCCCACTCGCCGCACAGGTCCCCGCATAGGTCCAGGTGGATGTCCCGGTCCGGATACGCGGCGAGCAACTCGTCCACGACGACGCGGCAGGGGTCCTCCAGGCTCATGCGCCGGCGCTCGATGGGGAGCGTGCCGCCCTGGGCCACGCGCGCGAAGTCCAGCAGGTCGCGGATGAGGTGGTCCATGCGCCGCACGCTGGTGGTGATGCGGGCCAGGCGCTTGCGCTGCGGAGAGTCGGGCGCGGCCTCCCTCAGGAGCAGCGCGCTGGACGTGGCGATGGCCTGCAGCGGGTTGCGCAAGTCATGGCCCAGGATTCCCATCAGCCGGTCGCGCGTCTCGCCCTCGCGGCGCAGGGCCTCGCGCATCGCATGGTGCGCGGTGACGTCCATGGACACCGCCACCGCCGCGAGCGGCCGTCCCTGCGCGTCGCGGACGCTGGTGGAGCTGACGTCGATGTGGCGCGCGCCGCCGTCGTCCGTGCGCAGGTGGACCGGCTCGCGTATCACCGTCTCCCCGCGCGTCAGCGAGCGCGCCAGCGGCCACTCCTCGGGCGCATACGGCGTGCCGTCCGGCCGGAAGCCCTGGTAGGC comes from Pyxidicoccus parkwaysis and encodes:
- a CDS encoding C39 family peptidase codes for the protein MNSRTLPTLALLVASNLTACVSQPKGPEESPAEVGPPARLWRRSAADADFERFSREGTVLATDGALELDAAAPSVSEPFASGVEADGGTRYVDGAYRLGMAVSDTQVVPGGFTTVVPSFDALTPPGTWLKVALAARIEGTWTRDYVLGVWAFDKEPVARHSVDGQRDADGAVSTDTLNLQRRADALRMTVWLYSSRPEATPHVRALSAAVSDKRGLAGDAASEHVAWGTVLDVPGYSQMLYPEGGPVWCSPTSTTMLLGYWGKRLGRPELHTTVPASAERTYDWAYKGTGNWPFNTAYGAAMGNGALHGMVLRLDSFAQVERLIVAGIPVSISIAYEEGTLAGSPVRRSDGHLIVVKGFTPEGDVVCNDPAFKTDETVQVTYRREQLWQAWRHSRHSAYVLWPAGTALPEGVVEVLR
- a CDS encoding nuclear transport factor 2 family protein, translating into MMKPLATCLVLLVLAAPALAAQKEEDVVIATLHSTCETFRTGNESLAAEYLGDGFTLTDTSGNVTTREQTLLELRNKEPRYEVFRNHDMKVRLYGDTAVVNGITSVKGVAGGKAFAAELRFTDTLVKRNGRWRVVASHVSPMPKPAEAKQGRRPAATR
- a CDS encoding hybrid sensor histidine kinase/response regulator gives rise to the protein MSPRPRHPRPLRWHLVRLVLGALLPVVAFSCGLFVYLARAERQSSERRVLTSARSLAESFDSEIAGSLRALEAIAASTRLDSGDLQGFWTQGTRVMKTQHGWLALILLTPDGVPLLNTGFPPGSPLPPVAEPESFARVRETLRPMVGNLAVGKGPSHALALPLRVPVVRDGSLRYVLTAVISTDALGDVVARQASGDVEWTRTLVDPNGIVAARTRDPARFVGQSATPSFLQRTRASNEGVYADHSLEGEPVYAAFSHTASGWTVTVVSPRHVLDAPLQRSLVAGGALGLAMLLLSAAGAWALSRRIGRSIAGAADAADALASGGAVHVDASDVRELARLNEALVRSGQLLEAQDREREAHLEMAETARAEAIAATQAKDAFLAMLGHELRNPLAPIVSSLELLRLRGLAQTPEHDVIRRQLSHVVRLVDDLLDLARIVRGQMSLHRAPLELSTVVARAVESVTPLVEQRQHRLDVAVPAEGLPVLGDADRLTQVVTNLLTNAAKYTPPGGRLQVRAQSRADEVVLTVTDDGEGIPPELAERIFAPFVQGPRSVDRNVGGLGIGLALVHSVVTAHGGRVAVHSDGPGQGSTFTVELPRHTAPLEPASAPPPPPRPAAKPVPLRVLVVDDNVDAAEALTDLLEMSGYSVAMAHDHRQALQRLDVFTPDVAILDIGLPEVDGYGLAMLIRERLGDASPTFAALTGYGQHEDRARSAAAGFHRHFVKPVELADLVVFLEEARQPRRGAA